TTGATTTCCGTATCTTCTGTCGCCCTCGCAGAAAAAACAGCACCAGGTGCCAGGCCGCGTGTGTGGCATTCAGAAGATGGCGGACTTTTTTCTTCAACGCGCCCATCAATCGGTGAAGTGATCGGTAATCTGTTGCGGTGTCATCCCCTTTTGTTTCAGCAGCCATCGATAAAACCGACGATTGCCTAACATCCTCTTGAACACTTTTTCCAGGAACATCCCACTGAGGATGGGCTTTGGAAGGATTCCGAACTGCTCATCCGGATTGCGTTTCCCGGTTATTTCAGGAAGCGTTTCAAATTTCTGTACAATCCAGTCTTCCAACTGGTTTCCCACATGGAACGCGTGATTGTGAACGGTAGAAAGACGGAAACCTCCGCGTTTGATCACGGGTAGATCTGTGTAAAGCAGTTCTGAATTTCCGCGAATGCGAAACTCACTGTTGCCTGACGGCAGTTTTTCAAAGACTTCCCGTCGGTACGTGGCCACAAAATGCGAGCAACCCACAAGTGCTTTGGCGCCATTGGCCGCGGTCAGGGTGGCAATGCAATCTTTATACCGATCCAACAGGTACTCCCACCCCAGGCTTTTCGCAAAACGGGTCATACTCTCCGGATCCTGCACTTTTTCATACCGCAGCCGCGATGAAAAAAGAAACCGCAGCCAAATGTTGGCCGTGAGGTCAAAGTTCTTTCGAAAAACCGGAACCGGGCATACGGCACCCGCTTGAGGAAACGAGCGAAAGACGTCAAAAACCGCGTCTTCCCAACCCACATCGAAAAGCACATCAGCATCGGTAATGGTGATGAAGGGTTCAGACGCCGTACGCAACGAACGCAGCACGCTGTTGATTTTTCCTATTCCTTCTTTTACGACCGTCAGTTCGTCTATCCAACCGTCTTTCTGAAGTTCCCGGAGCCTGTCTGAAATTGCCTCAGAGCAGCCATTCGCCACAACCGCTACCAACAATCGGGTGCGACTGGTGCGATGAAGCGATAACAGGCACATGGTAAAAATATCGAATGCCTGCTCAAAATACCCGGTCTCATGGGGTATATAGATCGGGATAATGACACGATGGAAAGCAGATTCGCCCTCCAGTCGACTTTTGTTATTAGGATTAGATCCGACCCTCATAATAGGCCATCAGTTTTCGGATACCTTCTTCGACGGTCACAAAAGGCCGTCCTAAAATCATCTTCATATTGGTTGCATCGGGGCAGCGCCGCGTCATATCGCCCTCAGGTAAGGCCGGCAGATACTGAATTTCCGACGTCGACCCGGTGACCTCGATAACTTGTTGGGCGAGGGAAAGAATGCTCTGTTCGACATCACTTCCGATGTTGATCACTTCATTCACGAACAAATTCTCTTCCATGACCTTCACGCAGGCCTCCACATTGTCGTCTACATAGCAGAAGGTCCGGGTTTGTAAACCGTCACCATAGATAAAAATGGGGTCCCCGTTTAGGGCGGCTTTTACAAAACGTGGGATGACAAAATCCTCGCTTTGACGAGGACCATAGGTATTGAAAAACCGAAATATGGTATAATCGAGTCCGTATTCTTTTTGATACGACCGGAAAAAAGCCTCTCCGACATTTTTCACGATGGCATACGGCAACCGCGAGTTCAAAGGAGTAGTCTGTTCGTTCTGCGGTATTTCGAATGGTTCGCCATATACCTCCGAAGAGCTCGAATAAAACACCCGTTTTACGCCCGAGTTTTTGGAAAGAAGCAGGATGTTCTTGATACCTTCGATATCATTGAGCACCATGATCGGGTTTTCAAGGGTGCGTTTCACCCCGACGACCGCGGCAAAATGGAACACGAAATCAAAAGCACGGCTTCCGAAAATTCCGACCATGTCACGGAAGTCGTTTACATCGGCTTTGATGAAGGTGACGTTATCCGACTTCGGAATCTTCTCAATACTTCCGGTCAGGAGGTTATCGACGATGACCACTTCGTATCCGCCTTGAGCGGCCAATCGCGCTGCGAGCGCACTGGCTACATTACCGGCCCCGCCGGTGATTAATATCGTTCGCCTCATCGTTATGTTAATTCTCGTGCCGCAAGTTACGGTATGCGTTAACATAACCGCAAGCCTACGCGCCTATTTTTGTATATAAAAGAGATTCCCCAGATCGCCTTTGATGGTGGTCTTGCCTACCAATCGATACCCTTTGTCATCGAGAAATTGTGACACTTCCGAATCGAGATCGACCCTGAGCGACGCTTCGGTTTCGGTTACCACAATTGACGGACGAAACCGATCCCAGTCATTAGATTGAAGTATCTCAAGATCATACCCTTCCGCATCCACATCGAAAAAATCGAGTCGGTCGGATGGTGTGAGTCGCTCGTCCAAAATCTCCCGTAAAGGACGCGTAGGTACGTCAACCACCCGTTTCACCTTATCGGCCAGACCGTAGCGTCGTATGAAGTCGCCGTCAAGGGTGTTCATCGAGTCGTAACCCGACAACAGCATGTAATATTGAAGGGTGGCTGACTCAAGTCCGACGGCTGTATTGATGAATTCGTCGGTCGGACGGGTAGCGCGATAGAGGTCCGCCAATTCCGGATTGGGATCGATACAGATACCCCTCCAGCCCCTTAGGTAGAAATAATAGCTATTCGATGCCTTGACGGGATGCCACGATCCGATATCGACGTAGGATCCGGGTGAAGCATTTTGCAGGAGCCTCATTAACTGAATGTCGTCTCCCGACCGTGAAAAACTCACGTTTAACCGTTTTTCTATTAAGGTTCTTATCCAGCTCTTCATTCCGCCGTCCAGTTTTGTTTCATCAATAAAGCCCCGTGTTTTCTGGCTACCGGCATTTGGCCCGTGCCGAAATAATTGGTAGCCAACACTTCAATATGGAAGGCCTCCTCTACTTCATCGCAAAATCCATTGCGTAGCGACATCCAGGTGGTTCCCTTGTAAACACCACCCGTTAGGTTAAGATCGGGCAGCAAACAGCGGAAGGACGTATACTTCTCTGCCGATACAATCTGCATGTCGTCATATCGATTGGATATGGTGAACAGGATGACATTGCGCTCATTTCGAAAAACCACATAAAAGCCCACTGCTTTGACCTCGTCGAGCGATAAGCGTCGATTGAGGGTAAAGACCATTTCCAACGCATCACCGGAACGGACGGTCTGGTAAAGAGCGTCAGAACCGTTCAGTTGAATGGCGTCCAACCACAAATCACCTTCGGTCGTACGTCGGGCCTTTGAAAGATCGGTATTCTTACTCGATGACAGGTAGTACGCAATCGCTTCCTGTGGGGATGCTTTTTTAATGACCGAGCCATGCTCAAGTACAACAACCGAATGGCACAGCGATTCAATCGCATTCATGTCATGGCTTACGAAAAGAACCGTTCTACCCTGCCCTTTTGAAATATCCTGCATTTTGCCAAGTGCTTTTTTCTGGAATTCGGCATCTCCTACCGCCAACACTTCGTCTACGATTAAAATCTCGGGTTCAAGGAAAGCCGCCACTGCGAAGGCAAGGCGCACCGTCATACCGCTGCTGTAGCGTTTGACGGGTGTATCGATGTAACGTTCACAACCTGAAAAAGCGATGATATCCTCTAATTTTGACGCAATTTCCTTTTTTGACATACCTAAAATGGCACCGTTAAGAAAGATGTTTTCGCGTCCGGTGAGTTCTGGGTGGAAACCCGTTCCGACTTCCAATAAAGAAGCGATCCGGCCCTTTGAACGAATACGGCCTGTAGTTGGGGCGGTTACTTTGGAAAGTATTTTAAGTAACGTCGACTTACCTGCACCGTTTTTGCCAATGATCCCAAGCACTTCGCCCTGGTGAACGTCAAAAGACACATCGCGGAGGGCCCAAACATAATCGCTGTCGCCTTTTCGGGATCTGTCGTTTGCCTCTCCGACTTTTAGAAACGGATCTTCAAGTCCGCGCACGCGATACCACCATCTTTTAAGGTCATGACTGAGGGTTCCGGTGCCGATCTGGCCCAGTCGATATTGTTTCGACACGCTTTCTACAGAAAGAATGATATCCTCACTCATATCGTATCAATAAAAGTTCGTTCCGTTTTATTGAAAATCAGCAATCCGACAAACAACACTACAACGGTGGGAATAATCGTCATTCCGATACTCTCCATCGCCGTATCGCTGCCCCCGAGCAACATCCTACGGGAAATTTCAACCATATGTGCAAGGGGATTGTATTGAATCGCCCAAGCCCACTGAGGCAACTTCTGTTGTACGAGTTCTATGGGATACGTAACCGCCGAAAGATACATCAGAAGCTGGACGCCGAATACCACGAGAAAACTCAGGTCACGGTATTTCGAAACCAGCGATGACACAATCATGCCCAGACCCAATCCGAGCAGGGCCATGGAAATAATTAGAAGCGGGAACAACAAAATGCTCGCATGTGGTCGAATCTCCACTCCGGAAAAGTAGAAATAGAGATAGAACCCGAAAAAGATGACGAGTTGGATGAGGAACTTCACCAAATTAGACAGCACCACGGAAAGAGGCATGATGACGCGGGGAAAATAAACCTTCCCAAAAAGAGCCGCATTTGTTTTGAACGTATCCGCTGTGGTCGTAAGGCATGTTGAGAAAAAAGTCCAAACGGTCACCCCGGCCAAATTGAACAAAAAAGGAGGCACACCATTTGTCTGGATGTCCGCTATTCCATTAAAGATGATTGTAAAAATGACCGTAGTAAGAATGGGTTGGATGACATACCACAACGGCCCCAAAATCGTCTGTTTATAAAACGCCACCAGATCCCGTCGAACTAACAAAACCAGAAGATCGCGGTATCGCCAGACTTCTTTAAGGTCGAGGCGCAGCAATGTATCACGGGGGGTAATTTCAAATAGCCATGTGCGGCTCGACACGTTTTCCAAAACGTACTTTTTAGTTCGGTTCAAATATACAACTTATAACAAAAGTGCCTGAAATCACGGGCGTCATTTATACCAACTAAAAAAAGGGCAGCCCTTTCGGACCGCCCTTTGTATGTAGGGTGTTAAGCGATTAGTACGCCACCTTCTTGGTTACGACCCTTCCGTCGGCGGAAGTAATCTGTACCAACAAGACTTGGTGCTCTGCTTTCAGGTCACCCAACTGGGCCACATTCGAGCTGATCGCTTCTTTGGTGTATACCTGACGGCCGCGGATGTCGAAGATTTTCACATTCGCCATCTCGATCGTACCGGCGTTGATGGTCAGCACCTGGTTGTCATCTTTATAGATAACCACCGTGTTCGCATCGAAGCCTGGGATACCCAAGGTCGTATTGACATACTGCAACTGCAGACGGTCATTGAAGTCGCCCGCTTCGGTAGCGAAGCTGTAAGAGGCTTGTTTCAGGTTGGTCACAACCCCTGTCAGGTTATCTTTCAGGAAGATGTCCTGATCGCCCTCAAACACACCATCCACGTGGTCAAGCGATACCGTGAAGGTACCAGCTGTCTCAGCACGAAGACCCATCGGAACGATGTCGTCAGCGCTGAACGCAGGACGTGCCTGGATCACGTAACGGTCACTTCCAATCAGTGAGGAAATGTTGTTACCATTCGGGATCAGTTTCGCCTCGTAGCCATTGTCATCAGCCAGTGTGGCAGATGGGATATAAGCTACCAACATCTGGTTACCTTTCACATCGCCGTTGGCCACATTCAGCCAGATACGGCTGCGATCGCTATCCGCTGTACGGAAGAACTGACCTGCATTGTTGCCCAAACGCATTGAGTTGTTGAAGGTAACGCTTGATACGTTGCCTGTGTTGCTCAACAGGAAGCCCTGACCTACCTGGATCGTACCGTTCGGAACCACACCGCCTGAGTAGGCAGCTGCTGCTCCTGAGTTGGTGATCGAAGCGTAGTTGTTGCTTCCAGCCGTTTGGTTGGTGTGTGTCCAGAAGTACAACGCACCTCCGCCGTTAGCCGAACGGAACGCAGCCGCATCGATAGTAGACGGATACGGGTTCGAGATCATATGGACATTCGATACTCCGTTGGTAGTCGTAACGTTGTACGTACCGTTGTTGGCAACACCGATGAACTGGCCGTTGAACCATGGCTGGGTAGCTGGTTGTGAATAGTTCGGGTTAGCGAACGTATTCGGGGCACGAACCATATAACCCGTACCAGGACTGAAGTCATAAGTAGCCATCGCCGGATCGGTACTGCTAGAGAATACCGGAACATACGCGTTACCCGTAGCACTGAACGTATAGAAACGGTTCCAAAGTGTCAACGGAGAGAAGTTGAACAACTTCTGACCCGATACCGGTGAACCCCAGTATACGTAATCCTGACGCCAAACGCGGACTTTCGTCTTAACAGTAATGTTACCACTGTTAGCTCCCGTGTAGCCCGTCTGCAACAGGTTCGATCCCTGCTCGATGATCAGCGATGAACCAGTCTGAACCGTTACCGGACCAGAAATGTCAAAGTCATACGCCGACGTCGTAGCATTCCCTGCGTCAACCGTACCTACGCGCACTACTGCCTCGTTTATCAACGAAAGTGAACACGCGATCAGATCAGCATCTGCAGTATAATTACCAGAGAATACCGCGGCCACACCAGTAGTTGGCGCACCGTTCGACCACTGCGTACCATCCCATGTTGTGGCAACGGTAACAGTGATTTCAGAAGAAGTAGCCTCTGAGCAAGCACCGCTTTGAACAACAGCACGATAACGTGTCGTTGAAGCGATCATACCGATGCTCAATGTGCTGGTTGTGTTGGCAATCGGTGACCATGTTGTAAATGGTGACACCGCGCTTTCCCAACGAACCACACTACCTGTATTACCGGTAAGGGTAAGCGTACCGCCATCTGTTCCGCAGACAGCACCACTGCGTGCAAGGCTACCACCCACAGAAACTGGGCTCACCGTGATTTTCACTGCAGTAGAGTTCGCAGTCGAACAAGCACCGCTCTGTACCACCGCACGGAACCAGGTATCAGCTGTCAACGCACCCATTTGGGCCGATGTCAACGTCGTGCTGGTCGTGACAATGTCAGTAGCAGACGTAAACGCTGCATTCGACGCACGTTGCCATTTTACCACATTACCTACATGGCCTGAAAGGCTTACATCAGTTGGAGTACCTCCCGTACAGATAGTCTGGTTAGACGATACGGAGCCTCCTACAGAAGTAGGATTAACGGTGAAGTTGAACGTGCTGCAAGACGAAGCCTCACCATTCGCGTTCAATGGAACCACGCGCCAGAAATACGTGCCTGCAGCCAATGGAGCCGCCGTAGTAAAGCTTGTAGTCGTTTGGTCGTTCGAAACCAGTGTGGTTCCGTCAACGGTGTCAAGATATACGTCATATGCTGTCGCATTCGTTACAGCAGCCCATGAAAGGGTAGTTCCAGATACAGAGGCGCACAAGTTAGCGCCACCAGCAGGAGCTGTTGGAGCCGCGACGCACACAGGTACAGGTGCCGTGACACAAACGGTGAAGTTCCCTGATCCGGCGCCACTTGCTGCGTGGTAAATACGTACGAAATACGTATTACCCGACACAAATGCGTTGCTAGTATACGTCTCAAGACCTCCCGTACTAGTGCCGTTCGTACAAGTCAATGAAGTCAGTGTACCGGTAGCAGTGTTGTCTGAAGAAGAGAACACCTGCAGCACGGCATTATAACCTGAACCTGACTGTACCGTCACAACCTGGTAGGTTGAGGATGCCACGAAGGAATACCATACGTCATCATCCGGTGTTCCTGTACACGATGTCTGAGGCGACAAGGTAGCTACAAGAATATTCGGTTGTGGACTAGACGTTGGGTTACACACAGAATCAACTGTAAGGGTAACGGCACCGGCAATGTTGTCATTGGCAGGTGGATTCACCACTTCGTTCACCGAAATAGAGAACTGTCCGTTTCCTGAGCCTACTCCGTTGTGGAACACACGCAGGTAGTACGTAGCACCGCCAGTAGTCAGCCCTGTCGGGTTGATGGCCTCTACCAAACCAGCCGATGTACTGTTAGCACATGTGATCGGTGTCATTGACGAATCGAACAACTGCAACACGCCATCGTAACCAGGTGAAGACCTGAGACGGATGTTGTAGTCAGCAAATGTTGTGGTGTTGAATGAGAACCACACATCGTCGTCTTCAAATCCGGCCGTCGAGCACGAAGCTGTGCCCACCCCTGAGTTGGTAGCACCGTCGGACGTATAATACGTACCGCACAGTTCAGACGGAGGTGATGATAATACGGTCAATGGAGTAGCACCCGCCACTTCGTTATTAGACGGAACCGGAGTCGTCGGTGCACTGGTCAAGCCTGAGTAGATACCTGGTGTAAGAGACACCATGGTATAACAAGCTGGCATACGCGTAAGCGCGGTTTGGTTCGTCGTAGAGAAGAAGTTGGTGTTCGCTACTTGTTGGGCGAAACGATCGGAAGCCGTCGTTCCGTTAGGCGTAGTGCCATTGTAACCCACGCTGTAGCTGTATGCAGATGTTACAGTACCATCAAAACCATTAAAGTTACCATAGATAAACTCGATATGGTTATCTGATTCGTACAGTTTTACCTGGAAGTTCAGGTTTGGACCAGGGATGTTGAAACGTTCCATACCCGCCCACTCTACTGTAATCACAGCAGAACCGGAACCTAACACACCTGTAACCTGATAACGCATACACGCATCGCGGTTGGCATACGCTTGACCCGTGAATACAAGGTCATCCCAGAATGGAGCCAATACACGGTTCTGTCCGGTAGAGGTCAGGTCGTTTGAGAACGCAGTAGATGTGTTCGCAGTATTGAACGTCATCCATCCGTTTGAAGACGCCTGGAATCCACTCACCGGAGCACCTTGGTAGGTGAAGGTCGTTCCGGTAAGGCTTACCGTAGTAGACGTGTTATCGTCACCCGATGTAGTACTCTGCCAGCCAGGGAATGCGGTACCTGTTCCGCCGGCAGCCGGCATGATCGAGGTGTATGACGCACTTGTAATGGCCGTATCATACGTACAGATGCTTACGATAACATTCGACACGTTTGAATATCCTGTAAGGGCAGTAGCCGAACAGTCAACACGCAACCTGTAATACTTGGTAACGGTCAACGCAGGTGTCGTATAGGTAGGCGTAGTCGCCCCTGTTCCACCTGTAACCGCAGCCCACGCATCGCTCACACCATTGTCATCTGACTCTTCCCACTGGAAGCTGGTACCGGTTCCGGTAGAATATCCGGTAGCCGCCAGTTGAACGGTATTCGTCGCACAAACATTGAATGTAGCCTGAACCGTACCACCTGTTGGCGTTCCGTTACAAATTGGAGCCGCAATCACATTGACAGTATAGTCTTCGAATGAACCGAAGGAGCCTGAGTAACAAGGCGTCACCGGACCTGAGTCCTGACCACCGATACGCATTCTGTGCGGACCTACCGTTGCCAAAACAGGCACGGTAAAGCTAGCCGAAAGCGTCGTTGGGTTGGTGGCAAGTGACGTACCCGTATAAGCGATCTCGCCAGTATCGTCGAAATCAAGGTCATCGTTCCAGTCAATGAAGATACGGGTGTCATACGTGAAACCGGTCGAATACGTGATGCTCACCGGAACTACGTCTCCTTGCGTGACCGTTGCCGATAATCCGGAGTAGTCAGCATAGTTTCCAGTTTCAGCACCAGTAGAGTTGTTAACCGTACCGAATGTCACATTCGTGATACCACTTCCGTCAACTGAAGTCGGTGCAGGAACGCAGTAT
This genomic interval from Flavobacterium sp. HJ-32-4 contains the following:
- a CDS encoding ABC transporter permease — encoded protein: MSSRTWLFEITPRDTLLRLDLKEVWRYRDLLVLLVRRDLVAFYKQTILGPLWYVIQPILTTVIFTIIFNGIADIQTNGVPPFLFNLAGVTVWTFFSTCLTTTADTFKTNAALFGKVYFPRVIMPLSVVLSNLVKFLIQLVIFFGFYLYFYFSGVEIRPHASILLFPLLIISMALLGLGLGMIVSSLVSKYRDLSFLVVFGVQLLMYLSAVTYPIELVQQKLPQWAWAIQYNPLAHMVEISRRMLLGGSDTAMESIGMTIIPTVVVLFVGLLIFNKTERTFIDTI
- a CDS encoding FkbM family methyltransferase; this encodes MRLLQNASPGSYVDIGSWHPVKASNSYYFYLRGWRGICIDPNPELADLYRATRPTDEFINTAVGLESATLQYYMLLSGYDSMNTLDGDFIRRYGLADKVKRVVDVPTRPLREILDERLTPSDRLDFFDVDAEGYDLEILQSNDWDRFRPSIVVTETEASLRVDLDSEVSQFLDDKGYRLVGKTTIKGDLGNLFYIQK
- a CDS encoding NAD-dependent epimerase/dehydratase family protein, which codes for MRRTILITGGAGNVASALAARLAAQGGYEVVIVDNLLTGSIEKIPKSDNVTFIKADVNDFRDMVGIFGSRAFDFVFHFAAVVGVKRTLENPIMVLNDIEGIKNILLLSKNSGVKRVFYSSSSEVYGEPFEIPQNEQTTPLNSRLPYAIVKNVGEAFFRSYQKEYGLDYTIFRFFNTYGPRQSEDFVIPRFVKAALNGDPIFIYGDGLQTRTFCYVDDNVEACVKVMEENLFVNEVINIGSDVEQSILSLAQQVIEVTGSTSEIQYLPALPEGDMTRRCPDATNMKMILGRPFVTVEEGIRKLMAYYEGRI
- a CDS encoding ABC transporter ATP-binding protein, whose translation is MSEDIILSVESVSKQYRLGQIGTGTLSHDLKRWWYRVRGLEDPFLKVGEANDRSRKGDSDYVWALRDVSFDVHQGEVLGIIGKNGAGKSTLLKILSKVTAPTTGRIRSKGRIASLLEVGTGFHPELTGRENIFLNGAILGMSKKEIASKLEDIIAFSGCERYIDTPVKRYSSGMTVRLAFAVAAFLEPEILIVDEVLAVGDAEFQKKALGKMQDISKGQGRTVLFVSHDMNAIESLCHSVVVLEHGSVIKKASPQEAIAYYLSSSKNTDLSKARRTTEGDLWLDAIQLNGSDALYQTVRSGDALEMVFTLNRRLSLDEVKAVGFYVVFRNERNVILFTISNRYDDMQIVSAEKYTSFRCLLPDLNLTGGVYKGTTWMSLRNGFCDEVEEAFHIEVLATNYFGTGQMPVARKHGALLMKQNWTAE